One segment of Brassica napus cultivar Da-Ae chromosome C3, Da-Ae, whole genome shotgun sequence DNA contains the following:
- the LOC111211250 gene encoding uncharacterized protein LOC111211250 has translation MEADQTVLCQLLAVDLSDYCYRVCSRCERVLPGDNSKCVFSSASSLCKFCQSNEPKLLYRVLMSVVTDTSVKTVICFDRAATVLFGCSADEFFHFTKLNPKAASMVNQVFDGEMLRMTLTRPKNLNAQHMRVTSVVPLRSGFQPAIVTLRQLCCTKSASLGDCSITNNSF, from the exons ATGGAAGCCGATCAAACGGTTCTTTGCCAATTGCTTGCCGTCGACCTCAGCGACTATTGCTACAGAGTTTGCTCTCGCTGCGAGAGGGTCCTTCCCGGAGATAATAGCAAATGCGTCTTCTCTTCTGCTTCCTCGTTATGCAAATTCTGCCAATCAAACGAACCCAAGCTGCTCTACCGTGTTCTC ATGTCTGTAGTAACAGATACATCAGTTAAAACTGTCATCTGTTTTGATAGAGCTGCTACTGTCCTCTTCGGTTGCTCAGCTGATGAGTTCTTCCACTTCACCAAACTCAATCCTAAAGCCG CATCTATGGTTAATCAGGTCTTTGATGGAGAGATGCTTCGGATGACGCTGACTCGGCCTAAAAACCTTAATGCCCAACACATGAGAGTGACTTCTGTTGTTCCCCTAAGATCAGGTTTTCAGCCTGCTATTGTTACGCTGAGACAGCTCTGCTGTACAAAAAGTGCTTCTTTGGGGGATTGTTCTATAACAAATAACAGTTTCTAA